The Lonchura striata isolate bLonStr1 chromosome 5, bLonStr1.mat, whole genome shotgun sequence genome window below encodes:
- the LSMEM1 gene encoding leucine-rich single-pass membrane protein 1, which produces MERPSLEFNLPDTHEEGKLYVVDSLNNLNKLNVCPAESQLSLDEEENTGGTGESMAGSNARNQFLFFITFILTLTISLALVSFVIFLIFQTRNELDQISSRLLSEKKNIEELKKLNNIILKHLNQSGIKE; this is translated from the exons ATGGAGAGACCTTCCTTGGAATTTAACCTGCCTGATACTCATGAAGAAGGAAAACTTTATGTAGTTGATTCCCTAAACAACCTAAACAAACTAAATGTTTGCCCAGCTGAATCCCAACTTTCACTAG ATGAGGAAGAGAACACTGGTGGTACTGGAGAAAGTATGGCAGGGAGCAATGCAAGAAACCAGTTTTTGTTCTTCATCACCTTTATTCTTACTTTGACCATCAGTTTGGCGCTTGTTTCATTTGTAATATTCTTAATAT TTCAAACTAGAAATGAGTTGGACCAAATATCAAGCAGACTACTATCTGAAAAGAAGAACATAGAAGAGCTGAAGAAACTTAACAATATTATATTAAAGCACCTGAATCAATCCGGAATTAAGGAATAG